In Raphanus sativus cultivar WK10039 chromosome 5, ASM80110v3, whole genome shotgun sequence, the following proteins share a genomic window:
- the LOC108850936 gene encoding glutathione S-transferase T3-like isoform X2, producing the protein MSKADHKQRRHEQYSQQDTVFELGEDTVFGTQQSEEHPNVGDTPSGRKERRTWTHTDDIVLISSWLNTSKDPLVGNEQRSDSFWKRIAAYFAASPKIGVGEEREHGNCKQRWHRINDQVSKFCGTYEKATRLKTSGQNDNDVLKASHEIFLNNYKKKFTLEHAWKELRYDQKWCSLSTSKTDRSSKRRKCDEGAQSSASHASETNTGEPDVNIRPPGVKAAKGYGKKTKAGKVLAEYQGMWEIKKEELTIKANTTKMKLLERLFAKPEPLTESEEVVKNKLINELFN; encoded by the exons ATGAGCAAGGCTGATCATAAACAAAGACGACACGAGCAATACAG TCAACAAGATACTGTGTTTGAGTTAGGAGAAGATACTGTGTTTGGCACACAGCAAAGCGAGGAGCATCCAAACGTTGGTGACACTCCTTCAGGGCGTAAAGAACGAAGAACATGGACGCATACAGATGACATAGTCCTCATCAGCTCTTGGCTAAACACGTCAAAAGATCCCTTAGTAGGCAATGAGCAACGTTCTGATTCTTTTTGGAAAAGAATTGCCGCTTACTTTGCGGCAAGCCCGAAGATTGGAGTGGGTGAAGAGAGGGAGCATGGTAACTGTAAGCAAAGGTGGCACAGGATCAATGATCAGGTTAGCAAGTTCTGTGGCACGTATGAGAAAGCCACCAGGCTCAAAACTAGCGGCCAAAACGACAATGATGTTCTCAAGGCATCTCATGAGATCTTCTTAAACAACTATAAGAAGAAATTTACACTTGAACATGCGTGGAAGGAGCTCAGATATGATCAGAAATGGTGTAGCCTGAGCACTTCCAAAACGGACAGAAGCTCTAAAAGGAGGAAGTGTGATGAAGGTGCACAATCCTCAGCCTCTCACGCCTCTGAAACCAATACTGGTGAACCTGATGTTAACATTCGCCCCCCGGGTGTTAAGGCTGCAAAGGGGTATGGTAAGAAGACCAAGGCGGGGAAGGTACTGGCTGAGTATCAGGGTATGTGGGAAATCAAGAAAGAGGAATTGACTATCAAAGCAAACACGACGAAAATGAAGCTACTTGAAAGGCTATTTGCAAAACCTGAACCGCTTAC
- the LOC108850936 gene encoding glutathione S-transferase T3-like isoform X1: MAYNTHPSNFVDLLNSQQDTVFELGEDTVFGTQQSEEHPNVGDTPSGRKERRTWTHTDDIVLISSWLNTSKDPLVGNEQRSDSFWKRIAAYFAASPKIGVGEEREHGNCKQRWHRINDQVSKFCGTYEKATRLKTSGQNDNDVLKASHEIFLNNYKKKFTLEHAWKELRYDQKWCSLSTSKTDRSSKRRKCDEGAQSSASHASETNTGEPDVNIRPPGVKAAKGYGKKTKAGKVLAEYQGMWEIKKEELTIKANTTKMKLLERLFAKPEPLTESEEVVKNKLINELFN, from the coding sequence ATGGCTTATAACACACACCCATCAAATTTTGTTGACCTTCTCAATAGTCAACAAGATACTGTGTTTGAGTTAGGAGAAGATACTGTGTTTGGCACACAGCAAAGCGAGGAGCATCCAAACGTTGGTGACACTCCTTCAGGGCGTAAAGAACGAAGAACATGGACGCATACAGATGACATAGTCCTCATCAGCTCTTGGCTAAACACGTCAAAAGATCCCTTAGTAGGCAATGAGCAACGTTCTGATTCTTTTTGGAAAAGAATTGCCGCTTACTTTGCGGCAAGCCCGAAGATTGGAGTGGGTGAAGAGAGGGAGCATGGTAACTGTAAGCAAAGGTGGCACAGGATCAATGATCAGGTTAGCAAGTTCTGTGGCACGTATGAGAAAGCCACCAGGCTCAAAACTAGCGGCCAAAACGACAATGATGTTCTCAAGGCATCTCATGAGATCTTCTTAAACAACTATAAGAAGAAATTTACACTTGAACATGCGTGGAAGGAGCTCAGATATGATCAGAAATGGTGTAGCCTGAGCACTTCCAAAACGGACAGAAGCTCTAAAAGGAGGAAGTGTGATGAAGGTGCACAATCCTCAGCCTCTCACGCCTCTGAAACCAATACTGGTGAACCTGATGTTAACATTCGCCCCCCGGGTGTTAAGGCTGCAAAGGGGTATGGTAAGAAGACCAAGGCGGGGAAGGTACTGGCTGAGTATCAGGGTATGTGGGAAATCAAGAAAGAGGAATTGACTATCAAAGCAAACACGACGAAAATGAAGCTACTTGAAAGGCTATTTGCAAAACCTGAACCGCTTAC
- the LOC130512487 gene encoding uncharacterized protein LOC130512487 has protein sequence MSEESPRPAARRRSSVSSSRASGSSHEQNSFPAYIPAPPPAQQNPGVMPVELLVQQPGREHLPVLHPTPRRGHSTWFTKSSNGISRSINQMMYSMLQIGYTKWSEIPQEDQELWFRQFAQEFNWHPDHTETVRIRFKAKAMDSYTKQVNAWKKVWQKNKRPRNINGRVFEQLVAHWQKDETAETSSRNSKNRKSDRGGKGMYVHNLGACSMSTKEDELIEANDGNPVDRLQLIKVAHTNKKTGQIQDLLIKDVVDLVETEIASQSQPLSDDGDSVGASTNLSRLQINEMVEKAVPKRKGGFLVGLARRASSYPASSSQAPYADPMILDELHDKGERIVALEEQNATIQAENATILAENATILAELASQKKTNAEIMEKLNRLFASSS, from the exons AT gtCCGAGGAATCACCCCGCCCTGCAGCCCGTCGACGTAGTTCGGTGAGCTCTTCCCGTGCATCGGGATCGTCTCACGAACAAAACTCGTTTCCCGCATATATTCCCGCTCCACCTCCCGCTCAACAGAATCCGGGGGTCATGCCAGTTGAACTATTGGTTCAACAACCGGGTCGAGAGCATCTCCCGGTTCTCCATCCCACCCCACGACGAGGACATAGCACttg gttcaccaagTCGAGTAATGGCATTAGCAGGAGCATCAACCAGATGATGTATTCCATGCTCCAAATTGGATATACGAAGTGGAGTGAGATCCCTCAAGAAGACCAAGAGTTGTGGTTTCGTCAATTTGCG CAAGAGTTCAACTGGCACCCCGATCACACGGAAACAGTCCGTATTAGATTCAAAGCTAAGGCCATGGACTCTTATACAAAGCAAGTGAATGCGTGGAAGAAAGTTTGGCAGAAGAACAAGAGGCCACGGAACATCAACGGGAGGGTGTTCGAGCAGTTGGTAGCTCATTGGCAGAAGGACGAAACTGCAGAGACGTCTTCTAGGAACTCTAAGAACCGGAAGAGCGATCGTGGCGGGAAAGGTATGTATGTGCACAACCTCGGGGCTTGCTCTATGTCTACTAAGGAAGATGaactt ATCGAAGCAAATGACGGTAATCCCGTTGATCGACTCCAACTCATTAAGGTGGCTCACACTAACAAGAAGACGGGTCAAATTCAGGACCTCTTGATCAAAGATGTCGTTGATTTGGTGGAAACTGAAATAGCATCTCAATCTCAGCCTCTCTCTGATGACGGCGATTCAGTGGGAGCTTCAACCAACTTGTCCCGATTGCAAATCAATGAGATGGTtgaaaag gcTGTTCCTAAAAGGAAAGGAGGCTTTTTAGTTGGATTGGCCCGCCGTGCTTCTTCGTATCCGGCATCTTCTTCGCAGGCTCCGTATGCCGATCCCATGATTCTCGATGAGCTACATGACAAAGGTGAACGGATTGTGGCATTGGAGGAGCAGAACGCCACTATCCAAGCTGAGAATGCCACTATCCTTGCTGAGAATGCCACTATCCTTGCTGAGTTGGCATCCCAAAAGAAGACCAACGCCGAGATAATGGAGAAGCTAAACCGTTTATTTGCTTCGAGTTCTtag
- the LOC108860388 gene encoding uncharacterized protein LOC108860388: MECRKHKHEGNRGVCPSCLRDKLSRLPNTTPYYIINRFDSSSTSTTVSSSPSSSPPVKDHHRRAGSMSFAVSEALSGNLLMEGLKKSRSMAPRDSYIVTDSKKKETKKKSGFWKKLLHLRGKGGGGGGGGGDVGGLVTSRQPVF, translated from the coding sequence atgGAGTGCAGAAAACACAAGCACGAAGGGAACAGAGGAGTATGCCCTTCTTGTTTAAGGGATAAACTCTCTCGTCTACCTAACACGACGCCGTACTACATCATCAACCGATTCGATTCCTCATCCACCTCCACAACCGTTTCGTCTTCTCCGTCGTCGTCGCCGCCGGTCAAGGATCACCACCGGAGAGCTGGATCGATGTCGTTCGCCGTGAGCGAAGCGTTGAGTGGTAATCTACTGATGGAAGGACTGAAGAAAAGCAGATCTATGGCTCCTAGGGATTCGTATATCGTTACTGATtcgaagaagaaggagacgaagaagaagagtggTTTTTGGAAGAAGTTGCTTCATCTGAGAGGGAAAggcggcggtggtggtggtggtggtggcgacGTCGGTGGGTTGGTTACTTCACGGCAACCCGTGTTTTAA